The window CGAGGAACCCAACTCCACATCTTCACTGAATTTCAACCTTAGCTAGCTTTCAGAGAAAATACGAAATCTATTGGGCAAGAACCTCAAATAAGTAAAACAGAGAACACCAACTGCAAAAGCACTCTTAATCAAAAATCTTAACATAATCTTAATCAGTGTCGGCCGAAAGAGGCTTTAGAGATGAGAGAGAGAGAGAGAGAGAGAGCCCACAAATTTATAATTAGGTCAAGTGGAATGAGTCGATTGATAGCCTAATCAAAACTCACGAGTAGTCACAACTCACAACGGTAACTATCAAGCTTCTGTTTGTGGAGCACACGCGGCAACAACCCATTGAAAAATGGTTGATTAGGGTTTGTTCCCTCCATGCAAGGGCATACGTCACTCTAGCTCATTAGGGACACGCGTACGGTGCAGAATGGTTACCGGTTTAGGTCCATGAAATGCAAAGCTTAGACTAGCTAGTATAATCAAAATGTGGTTCCTTTTGGTTTGGGATGCTGCAGTGTTTAATCTTATTTTTCTGGGTAGGGGGTTGAACAACCAGTTAGAGATCAACATTTGGGGATTAGATTTCTTTGGGGCTATTCAGTGATGTATATTGAAGTGTGTATTTTGGGAGTGGAATTTGACAAGTGTCCATCATTAACATTAATCTATACCAACGTTTGGTGGATGGTTTGTTTGCATCTTTATATACTTTGATTGGAAATTTTGGAACTGACTTGGGTGAGAACGACATCTTCATCTGTCTATTATGTGAGCTGGTGATAGTTTATTTATATGTGTAAGTAAGACTGATTAGCCAGAGACTCGCGAACTTGCTGGAAATCAACGATGCAAGTCCATTTCAATTTAATGGTGTTGAATTTTTTTTTTCTTGTTTGGCCAAGATATTGAAACATTTTGTTTATGTTTCAAACATATAGACGAGCGTTTCAAACATATAGACGAGCAATCAGTCAATCTTAAACCGAAGGTGAGCCGTCAATTGCATGTGGTGATATATGTTTTCATATTAATAAATTTTCGTGAGCGCTTACAAAAAAAAATGTTCCTATGAAAATAATATGAAATTTTCACTCAAAAAAGAGAGAAAGAACTTCGACTATATCTCAACTCAAGAAAAACCATGAGGTAATTAGGAGATGCTGAGTAAACTATTTGTCTCGCTATATATGTTGGCTAGCTCTTTTCACTTTTATTCCAAGTGGTTCCCCAATGAACTGCTAGATGCGTAGAGATACACAGCGACAGATTCCATTTAGATAAAAAGTCATGAATAATAGGAACCCAAAGTGGGAGAATCCTAATTCCTTTATTATAGACGCAGCCAACCACATACATTTACGTAGAACAACATATAGGGTTACCTTGGAGGAAACAGGATTACCCGTAATGGAGCCGCTACAAGTTCTCAAATCTAGTATAATCGAGAAAGCTTCATATTATTGCTAGTCATAGTCCTTGCGTGACTTCCACTTTTTATTTAGCCGGAGCCTGGAGGATGGATTAGATTGTCCACCATGTTCATGAAGATTAATTATAATGTATCATTTAACTCTGATATGATTGTGTAAGTTTATGAATTAACAATGTATCATCTAACTTTGGTTATATTATGGCATGGTGAAAGAGATATACATCCTAGAGTTTTAAGGCTTTAAATCCTCCAGTTTCTCTTTTTCAATGATTAGGTTAGAGTTTCACATCATTTTGAAAGCCAACTAGCTAGCAAGCCATTCCATCTACATTTTCGATCAAAACTGCTTCCTTCCTTTAGATCGATAGAGAATATCGATCTGCTGGTAGCTGCATGCGCGCAGATCGAACCAATAGCTTTAGATACCAAAAACCGGCATTTGTGTGACTTGCAGGAGAAGCCTCGATCCTCACTCTTAAAGTAGTCAAGGGTAGATCAAAAACTTCCTTGGTACATATTGGGAAGTCCTTAATTTCTCACTCACGTACAAGATGTGTAGATACTGTTAACTTCTTCTATCTTCTTGTTTTTGTTGTTGTTGTTAAAGTATACGGCCCTCCCTACTTCCTTTCTATCGTATGTTAGTCGGACATATATAGGAAAAATGTGCATGGTTTGATGAGCTAGAGTGTCAGTTGGGAAACCCGTGTTTAAGCCTTGTTTTGCTCATTCACAGATTTCCACAAAAAACTAAGCAGCAATTTACTAGGTGACTTATTCTTAAAAAAAATAATATATATATATATATATATATATCTGACTCGCCAACTATCTTTAAAAAGTTGTGTTATTAACACACTCATTTTCTCTATTCACACACCCTATTTGTAATTTTATTATATTTACTCAGTTTTAATTTTAGACTGCCTAAACTACCCTTTAGAAGTTTTGTCGTTCTCTCCCTCTCTCACCTCCAAACGATTCCAAACCAACCTCCAACCAACTCGCCCTCTTTCTCTCAACTCGACCCAACTCATCCTCTTTCTCTCACCTGCTTTTCTTCTTCCATCTCCACTGCCAAACCTCGCCACTCTAACGTTCCTTAAACTCCGGCCAATCACAGCGACCATTCCTTCGTCACAAAACCCAGCTCTCAGCTAACCTATCCGCCATCGAAGATTAGTCAAGACGATTCAAGCCAATTGCTTCAGGAGGCTACGTAATGGAGCAATACTGGCTGCTATTGGTCCGGGCGCCGAAAGAACCCAATCGAAAGCCTTTCTTTCATAAGAAAAGCATCAAACACTTGGTGGGCATTCCACAAAAGCTACTCGAGCGTGTCGCTGGCACTCCTGACTACAATAGCAAGCAAATTAGAGTTGAGAGGGGTTTGTGGTTTTGTGTTTTTCTACGCAAAGATTGTGGACGGAGGAAAGAGAAGGGTGAGTTAGAATGGGTTTAGTGGTGTGTAAGAGCTCACCGGCTCGATTTTTAGGGTAGCAAAGACGCATTCAGTAAGCGCAACTCGGATCGTAGGCGATCAATGTCAACCCGGATTCAAGATTTGCATTTTCCGATGCGGTGTAGAAGGAGGCGGCAGCTGAATACAAGCACGGCTCATTGAGTCATGTCCATCAGTCAGTTTAGAGAGGAGAGAGTGAGAGAAAGACAAAAGTTTGAGAGGGTAGTTTGGTAGTCTATCAATGAAATTGAATTAAAATAATAAAAAATGAAGTAAGGTGTGTGAACAGAGGAAAAGTGTGTGTTAATAACACTAGATTAATTGCATATATTTTAGGAAAATTCATGCCCTGCAGTACCGTATGTTTTACGGCAAGCTGTGAACCGTCTAATCATTTTGATTTTTGTACAACTTTACCCATGATGAAGGGTTTTATGCAACTTTATTTTTTTATCCTAATTGAAATGCATTATTGCAGCATATATGTCACATTTTTGTGGCAGTATTTGAAGGGATTGTTAGTTTCTATTCGGTTCCTTTATTGTAATGTCGATGTCTCCAAAACGTAGTAGAGATTGTTGCGTAGTGAATACAACTTTGATGGTCTTTTCCATGGCATGGAACAATGTCGTATTTGGTTGTCCAAGAATCAAATCGGAATGGTATATCTACATTGGTTTCTATCCCAAGTTTCGGGTATCATTGTGCATGGAGATTCTCAAAGTCTCTCCACATATGTACAACATTCTAGTAGATTATTCCTAGGCTCTCATACAATTAAGACAAAAAGAACAGATTCTTCGTTGGTCCTTGATTGCCTGCAGATTACATATAACATGTTTGATTCGGCTTTCTCTGAGATCTTTGCAGTATCAATTTTTGTGAACAACCATCTCTACAGCCTGCACAAGTCACCATGTTTACTACTATTAGCTTCAGGAAAACAACCTTTTTCATCTACATGTCACCAACCTTCTTTCTCACTTTGTTAATCCCCTTTCGTTCGATATATCGCAATTCAACCCTGACACAGAGAACGCACTGTATGAAGGGGACACCAAGGCTAGAGAAGGAAATGTTGAACTCACCCCAGTCAATCAAATGTTCCGAGTAGCACGGTGTACTTACACAAAACCTCTTCACCTATGGGACTCGGCTACTTGGTCAGTAGCACACACTTCAGCACCCATTTCACTTTCCGGATCGATACTCGTAATAAAAAATATTATAGTGAAGGATTTGCATTTTTCCTTGCTCCTGTTGGCTATCCAATTCCACCCAACTCTGCTGGTAGTGTTCTTGGATTATTCAATAGCACCACTGCATTGTCCCATAACCAAATTGTCACGGTTGAGTTTGATACATTCCATGATGAATGGGATCCCCCGGCACCCCACGTCGGGATCAATGTAAATAATATCTCATTGGCGGTTACTTCCAACTGGGATTTCAACAACACTAAGGTGGCCAAGGCATGGATAACTTATAATGCTACCACCAAGAACCTCAGTGTTCTTTGGACAGACGAGGAAACCCCAAGTCCTAGTGCTACTACTCTTTCTTACCAAATTGAATCCCCTGATATCTGCCAGAATGGGTTACAGTTGGGTTTTCAGCTGCTACCGGAAAATCCATTGAGAACCATATTATATATATATATATATTCATGGGAATTTGATTCCCAGTTGGATTCTGATGAGGTGAGTACTAGAGAAAAATGGAAGACATTTTGGATAGTGGTAATCACTGCAATTCCTTTGTTCATTTTGGTACTTGGTATGACCATGTGTAGGTTGTTGGTCAACAGACAGATAAGTAAGAATATTGAAGGACATGAATACTATTTGAAAGCTGTAGTGCCTTCTATAACTAGAGATCTTGAGAGACTAGCCTTGCCAAGACGATTTGCTTATCGAGAACTAGTTGTAGCCACCATTCGTTTTGCAAATGATAGAAGGCTAGGCCAAGGAGGCTCGGGAGATGTTTATAGAGGAGTCATACCAGATCTTGGCTGTGTGGTCGCTGTGAAGAGAATCTTTGCTGAATCTGAGCACTACGAGAAGATTTTCATCAACGAAGTGAAAATCATAAGCCAATTAATACATAAAAACCTGGTGCAATTCATTGGATGGTGTCATGAGCAAGGTGAATGTTTACTTGTCTATGCATACATGCCGAATAGCAGCCTTGATAATCATCTCTTTGGCAGCAGAAAAACCTTGCAATGGGATTTTTGGTACAAGATAGCCTTAGGCTTAGCCTCGGCCCTTCATGTTCTACATGAAGATGCAGAGCAATGTGCCCTTCACAAGGATATTAAATCAGCTAATATAATGTTGGATAACGATTTCAACACTTAACTTGGGGATTTTGGGATTGCCAAGCTCGTGGATCCACGGTTGAGGACTAGGACGACAAGGGTGGCAGGGACTTTTGGCTACATGGCTCCAGAATATGCTTTTCATGGGAGGGCTTGCAAAGAGTCGGACATGTTTAGTTTTGGAGTTGTAGCCTTGGAGATTGCTTGCGGAAGGCAGACTTACCAGGATGGAGAATATCACATGGGTTTGGCAGTTTTACTTTGCAGGACATGTTCTCAATGCCGCAGATGAGAGATTGGATATAAAATATGATCCAAGTGAAATGGAATGCTTGAGAATACGTTTGGAGAAGAGAAGGAGGCACCGGGGAAGACGGCGCCGGAATGGGTGGAGTGGAATCGGAAGAGGAAGGGTCGGTTGGAGGTTCGGGATTCGGATGAATTGGATTTTCAGAATTAACTGTGTTTGGGGAAGATGAAGCGTGTGTGAGAAAGGAGAAGGAGAAGACTCAAAAGAAAGATCAATGAGTCCTAGTGTAGGCCTGAATTGGGCCGGAGATTGGGCTTTGTGAAGGAGAAGTAGAGCTGGGTTGAGGAGAAGCATAGGGAAATATGTGCTTTTACATCGCGACTAGTAAAAATCTTCTTTGTTGATAAATCATACAATTTGTAACCCTTTTGGCCATTGGGATAACCAATGAAGACAGATTGTTTGGCACGATGATCAAATTTATGTGAAGTGTGGACATTAGTGGCATAGGCTAAACAACCGAAAACACGGAGATGAGAATAAGAAGGTGGTGTTGAGTAAAGTAACTCAAAAGGTGTTTTGAAAGAGAGTAGAGGAGAAGGTAACCGATAAATGATGTGCACAGCGGTGAGAGCACACTCTCCCCAAAATTCAGTAGGAAGTTGAGCATGAAACTTTAAGGCACGTGCTACTTGCAAGATGTGACGATGTTTACGTTCCACAACCCCATTTTGTTGAGGTGTGTAAACAAAAGAATGCTGAAAGATGACACCATTATCTTGAAAAAAGGAACGAAGTGAGAGAAATTCACCACCATTGTCACTGCGAAAGGTTTTAATGCAAGAATCAAATTGTGTGGAAGCATAACTAAAGAAACGTTTGATAAGTGGTTGTGCTTCATCTTTGAATCGCATCAAAAATATCCATGTGAAACGTGTATAATCATCAACGATAGTGAGAAAATAATGAGAGCCAGAAAGAGAGGGATGTCGATAACGACCCCAAATGTCACAATGAATAATCTCAAAAGGTTTTGTTGAAGAAATAACACTAGAAGAGAAAGGAAAACGACTTTGCTTTGCCAAAGGACATATAGGGCAAGCATTATTTGACTGAATGGAAAATTTTAAAAAATTCTTGGCAATAAAACTCAAACGAGAAGGCGATACA of the Fragaria vesca subsp. vesca linkage group LG6, FraVesHawaii_1.0, whole genome shotgun sequence genome contains:
- the LOC101304411 gene encoding L-type lectin-domain containing receptor kinase IX.1-like, whose product is MGLGYLVSSTHFSTHFTFRIDTRNKKYYSEGFAFFLAPVGYPIPPNSAGSVLGLFNSTTALSHNQIVTVEFDTFHDEWDPPAPHVGINVNNISLAVTSNWDFNNTKVAKAWITYNATTKNLSVLWTDEETPSPSATTLSYQIESPDICQNGLLVNRQISKNIEGHEYYLKAVVPSITRDLERLALPRRFAYRELVVATIRFANDRRLGQGGSGDVYRGVIPDLGCVVAVKRIFAESEHYEKIFINEVKIISQLIHKNLVQFIGWCHEQGECLLVYAYMPNSSLDNHLFGVVPASKSFSWVYRYRILSHTCSWIEYLHTGCVPAIIHKDLKSSNILIEKNMRAKVSDFGLSKLAVDGASHVSSIVRGTVGYLDPEYYISLKLTDKSDVYSFGVILLELISGQEAISNENFGVNCRNIVQWAKLHIESGDIQGIIDPSLHGEYDIQSMWKIAEKALMCVQAHGYMRPSISEVLKEIQDAILMERGAAAARDGNSDDTSKNSVHSSLNLGSLDLGGADNYLSLDESIVRPTAR